A single region of the Hoeflea prorocentri genome encodes:
- the parC gene encoding DNA topoisomerase IV subunit A → MGKSLIPPGDGEDRSEPVDLKTALEERYLAYALSTIMHRALPDVRDGLKPVHRRIVYAMSDMGLRSNGGFKKSAKIVGEVMGNFHPHGDQAIYDALVRLAQDFAVRYPLVNGQGNFGNIDGDNAAAMRYTESKMTSVAELLLRGIDEDAVDFRTTYDEENEEPVVLPGAFPNLLANGATGIAVGMATSIPPHNAAELCDAALHLIKHPNARIEKMVELVPGPDFPTGGIIVEDRESILEAYKTGRGGFRVRARWEKEETGRGGYVIVVTEIPYQVQKSRMIEKVAELLLARKLPLLDDIRDESAEDIRLVLVPKNRSVDPTLLMESLFKLTDLESRVSLNLNVLSKGKVPKVMSLPEVLLEWLEHRKEVLQRRSRHRLAAIERRLEILGGYLIAYLNIDEVIRIIREEDDPKAELMRRYDLTDLQAESILNMRLRSLRKLEEFEIRKEFDGLTAEKADIEALLASDEKQWATVAWEIGEVKKTFGKDTELGRRRSTFGDAPETDIEAIQQAMIEKEPVTVVVSQKGWIRAMKGHLSDYSGLTFKEGDKLKFAFPAHTTDKIILFTTGGKFYTLGCDRLPGGRGHGEPVRIMVDMDNDQDIVAAFVHDPKVRLLLASTVGNGFIVPQSEITANTRKGKQVMNVKLPVEATLCVPVSGDCVAVIGENKKLLVFPLSQLPEMTRGKGVRLQRYKDGGVADVKTFAMEEGLSWQDSAGRTHTKTQQELAEWIGDRAQAGRLAPRGFPRSGRFGN, encoded by the coding sequence ATGGGAAAAAGCCTTATTCCACCGGGCGACGGCGAAGACAGATCGGAACCCGTCGACCTGAAAACAGCGCTTGAAGAGCGTTATCTCGCCTATGCGCTTTCGACGATTATGCACCGTGCGCTGCCGGATGTGCGCGACGGGCTAAAGCCGGTGCACCGGCGTATCGTCTACGCCATGAGCGATATGGGCCTCAGGTCCAATGGCGGTTTCAAGAAATCGGCCAAGATCGTCGGTGAGGTGATGGGTAATTTCCACCCGCATGGCGATCAGGCGATCTACGACGCACTTGTGCGCCTGGCGCAGGATTTCGCCGTGCGCTATCCGCTTGTCAACGGACAGGGCAATTTCGGCAATATCGACGGCGATAACGCCGCCGCCATGCGTTACACCGAATCCAAGATGACATCGGTGGCCGAGCTGCTGTTGCGTGGCATTGACGAGGACGCCGTCGATTTCCGCACCACCTATGATGAGGAAAACGAAGAGCCGGTCGTTCTGCCGGGCGCTTTTCCGAACCTTCTTGCCAATGGGGCAACCGGCATTGCCGTCGGCATGGCGACCTCGATCCCGCCGCACAATGCCGCCGAGCTGTGCGATGCAGCCCTGCATCTCATCAAGCATCCCAATGCCCGCATCGAAAAGATGGTGGAACTGGTGCCCGGTCCGGATTTTCCGACCGGCGGCATCATCGTCGAAGACCGCGAGTCAATCCTCGAAGCCTACAAGACCGGACGAGGGGGCTTTCGTGTTCGCGCCCGCTGGGAGAAGGAAGAGACCGGCCGCGGCGGCTATGTCATCGTCGTCACCGAAATCCCCTATCAGGTGCAGAAGTCGCGGATGATCGAAAAGGTCGCGGAGCTGCTTCTGGCCCGCAAACTGCCTTTGCTTGACGATATTCGCGATGAATCGGCCGAAGACATCCGTCTTGTCCTGGTGCCGAAGAACCGCAGCGTCGATCCGACCTTGCTGATGGAATCGTTGTTCAAGCTGACCGATCTGGAATCGCGTGTCTCGCTCAACCTGAATGTTCTGTCGAAGGGCAAGGTGCCGAAGGTGATGTCGCTGCCAGAGGTGCTGCTGGAATGGCTGGAGCACCGCAAGGAAGTGCTGCAGCGGCGCTCGCGCCATCGACTTGCCGCGATCGAGCGGCGGCTTGAGATCCTCGGCGGTTATCTCATTGCCTATCTCAATATTGATGAGGTTATCCGCATCATACGCGAGGAGGACGATCCGAAGGCCGAACTCATGCGCCGCTATGATCTGACCGACCTCCAGGCGGAATCAATCCTCAATATGCGCCTGCGTTCCCTGCGCAAGCTCGAAGAGTTCGAAATCCGTAAGGAGTTTGACGGCCTCACCGCAGAAAAGGCAGATATCGAAGCGTTGCTTGCTTCCGACGAAAAACAGTGGGCAACCGTTGCCTGGGAGATCGGCGAGGTCAAAAAGACCTTCGGCAAGGACACCGAGCTCGGCCGTCGACGCTCCACCTTCGGCGACGCACCGGAGACTGATATCGAGGCGATCCAGCAGGCCATGATCGAGAAGGAACCGGTCACGGTTGTCGTCTCGCAGAAGGGATGGATCCGGGCGATGAAAGGACATTTGTCCGACTATTCGGGCCTGACCTTCAAGGAGGGCGACAAGCTCAAATTCGCTTTCCCCGCCCATACGACCGACAAGATCATCCTGTTTACGACCGGCGGCAAGTTCTACACGCTCGGTTGCGATCGGCTTCCGGGCGGACGCGGTCACGGCGAGCCCGTGCGCATCATGGTCGATATGGACAATGATCAGGACATCGTCGCGGCCTTTGTCCACGACCCCAAGGTGCGCCTGCTTCTGGCGTCCACGGTCGGGAACGGCTTTATCGTGCCGCAGTCCGAGATCACTGCCAATACCCGCAAGGGCAAACAGGTCATGAACGTCAAGCTGCCGGTCGAGGCGACACTGTGCGTGCCGGTCAGCGGCGACTGCGTCGCGGTGATCGGCGAAAACAAGAAACTGCTTGTCTTCCCGCTTTCGCAGTTGCCGGAAATGACCCGTGGCAAGGGCGTGCGCCTGCAGCGTTACAAGGATGGCGGCGTGGCCGATGTGAAGACCTTTGCGATGGAGGAGGGGCTAAGCTGGCAGGATTCAGCCGGCCGCACCCATACGAAGACGCAACAGGAACTTGCCGAGTGGATCGGCGACCGGGCCCAGGCCGGCCGCCTTGCGCCGCGCGGTTTTCCGCGCTCGGGCCGTTTCGGCAACTGA
- a CDS encoding TetR/AcrR family transcriptional regulator: protein MPRPKSYDRQKAVESACKAFWAHGYQALGVRELEELTGLNQFAIRSEFGGKEGLYLEALKFYCDAAISEAMAPMKRGGLDEIIVFLNNLVADNSVTSSPWGCLVVNTGIENARVQSPRLDDIGTFYWGTLEDHFRQALSNALVLGEIDEATEVDTMASGLVTAVMGIHAKNRSLASHKGGCNLAKLLTGHLQSMRTS from the coding sequence ATGCCGCGGCCAAAATCCTATGACCGCCAAAAAGCTGTCGAAAGCGCCTGTAAAGCCTTCTGGGCGCACGGTTATCAGGCGCTTGGCGTGCGTGAACTGGAAGAACTGACGGGCCTCAATCAGTTTGCGATCCGCAGTGAGTTCGGCGGCAAGGAAGGCCTTTATCTGGAAGCGCTGAAGTTTTACTGCGACGCAGCGATATCAGAGGCGATGGCTCCGATGAAGCGCGGCGGCCTTGACGAAATCATCGTGTTTTTAAACAACCTCGTCGCCGACAATTCCGTCACATCAAGCCCCTGGGGCTGTCTGGTCGTCAACACCGGCATTGAAAATGCACGAGTACAGAGCCCCAGACTGGACGACATCGGCACATTCTACTGGGGCACCCTTGAAGATCATTTCCGGCAGGCGCTGAGCAATGCACTTGTATTGGGCGAGATCGATGAGGCCACCGAGGTCGATACGATGGCCAGCGGCCTCGTCACGGCTGTTATGGGCATACATGCAAAAAACAGATCACTCGCCTCGCATAAGGGCGGCTGTAACCTTGCAAAACTGCTGACCGGTCATCTGCAATCGATGAGGACATCATGA
- the pcaQ gene encoding pca operon transcription factor PcaQ, which yields MNSLRRMKLRHLETFVEVARQKSVSRAAERLHLTQPAVTRTIRELEDICGRPLIEREGRGIRISQYGEVFLRHAGSSLTAARNGVNALAELDVADGPRIRLGALPTVSTTTVPLAVARYLEAGMRNRLKIVTGENRALLDQLRNGELDLVMGRLPAPDMMLGLIFEPLYRDKVILAVHASHPLADRKRFSVDSISNYPVLVPTGQSIIRPFVDRLFIEQGITEPSQVIETVSDSFGRTFVKNHKAVWIISRAVVAAEIDGGEFATLPVDTESTVGSIGLCTRADAQLSSACALFADVLRRVIAENA from the coding sequence ATGAATTCACTGCGCAGGATGAAATTGCGGCATCTTGAAACCTTTGTTGAGGTTGCACGGCAGAAGAGCGTCAGCCGCGCGGCCGAGCGCCTGCATCTGACGCAGCCGGCCGTTACACGCACCATAAGAGAGCTGGAAGACATCTGTGGGCGGCCGCTTATCGAGCGCGAAGGCCGCGGCATCCGCATATCGCAATATGGCGAGGTTTTTCTCCGCCATGCCGGCAGTTCGCTGACCGCCGCCCGCAACGGGGTCAATGCGCTTGCCGAACTGGATGTTGCGGACGGTCCGAGGATCCGGCTGGGCGCACTGCCGACTGTCTCAACCACAACCGTGCCGCTTGCCGTAGCCAGATATCTCGAGGCCGGCATGCGCAACCGGCTGAAGATCGTCACCGGTGAAAATCGTGCGCTGCTCGATCAGTTACGCAACGGTGAACTTGATCTTGTCATGGGACGCCTGCCCGCGCCCGACATGATGCTCGGCCTCATCTTCGAGCCGCTTTACCGTGACAAGGTGATCCTTGCAGTCCATGCGTCCCATCCGCTGGCAGACCGCAAACGGTTTTCGGTGGATTCCATCAGCAACTATCCGGTTCTTGTTCCCACCGGGCAATCCATTATCAGGCCTTTCGTCGATCGGCTGTTTATCGAGCAAGGCATCACCGAACCATCTCAAGTCATTGAAACAGTTTCGGATTCTTTCGGCCGGACTTTTGTGAAAAATCACAAGGCCGTTTGGATTATCTCCCGCGCCGTCGTCGCTGCCGAAATCGACGGCGGTGAATTTGCAACCCTGCCCGTCGATACGGAATCGACCGTCGGGTCCATCGGCCTGTGCACCCGCGCCGACGCACAACTGAGTTCTGCCTGCGCCCTCTTTGCGGACGTGCTGCGCAGGGTCATCGCCGAAAACGCCTAG
- the pcaC gene encoding 4-carboxymuconolactone decarboxylase: protein MGGDDTPSERYVSGMRTRRNVLGDAHVDRAEARKSEFDAPFQELIVEAAWGHVWSRPQWTPRERSIVTIALMAALGHDEELAMHIRACRNTGASDADIREALLHVAIYAGVPAANHAIAIAKKVLGEMQEPSAAEDNNG, encoded by the coding sequence ATGGGTGGAGACGATACGCCGTCCGAGCGTTATGTGTCCGGTATGCGGACACGCCGGAATGTGCTTGGAGATGCGCATGTGGATCGCGCGGAGGCGCGCAAGTCAGAGTTTGATGCTCCGTTCCAGGAGCTGATTGTTGAAGCGGCCTGGGGGCATGTGTGGTCGCGTCCGCAATGGACGCCGCGCGAGCGGTCGATCGTGACAATTGCTCTGATGGCCGCTCTTGGCCACGATGAAGAACTTGCCATGCATATACGGGCGTGTCGCAACACCGGCGCGTCCGATGCCGATATTCGCGAGGCGCTGCTTCATGTTGCGATCTACGCCGGTGTGCCGGCAGCAAATCATGCCATAGCAATTGCAAAAAAAGTGCTCGGCGAGATGCAGGAGCCGAGTGCTGCGGAGGACAACAATGGATAA
- the pcaH gene encoding protocatechuate 3,4-dioxygenase subunit beta has product MDNGTPETGAFFERDRAWHPKAFTPDYKSSVVRSPRRALLSLENSPGEITGPVFGHDMLNENDADLIHNFARPGESALGERIIVHGRVLDERGRGVSGALLEFWQANAGGRYRHKKDEYMAPLDPNFGGCGRTITDENGNYALRTIRPGPYPWPNGINDWRPAHIHFSIFGHGFAQRLITQMYFEGDPLIPLCPIVQTINDEAAVKQLVALFDKAHATPFDSLAYKFDIVLRGRRSTLFENRMEGN; this is encoded by the coding sequence ATGGATAATGGAACACCGGAAACCGGGGCCTTTTTCGAGCGCGATCGCGCCTGGCATCCGAAGGCCTTTACACCGGATTACAAGAGCAGTGTTGTGCGCTCGCCTCGAAGGGCGCTTCTATCCCTGGAAAACAGTCCCGGCGAGATAACCGGCCCGGTGTTCGGGCACGACATGCTCAACGAAAATGATGCCGATCTCATTCACAATTTTGCCCGCCCCGGCGAAAGCGCCCTTGGAGAGCGGATCATCGTGCATGGTCGGGTTCTTGACGAACGGGGCAGGGGTGTGTCCGGTGCCTTGCTTGAGTTCTGGCAGGCAAATGCCGGCGGGCGCTACCGCCACAAGAAAGACGAATACATGGCGCCTCTCGACCCCAATTTCGGCGGGTGCGGCCGCACCATTACCGATGAGAACGGAAACTACGCACTGCGTACGATCAGGCCGGGGCCCTATCCCTGGCCGAACGGGATCAATGATTGGCGGCCGGCTCATATCCACTTTTCGATTTTCGGGCACGGATTTGCACAGCGCCTGATCACCCAGATGTATTTTGAAGGCGATCCGCTGATCCCGCTTTGCCCGATCGTACAGACCATCAATGACGAGGCGGCGGTCAAACAGCTTGTCGCGCTGTTCGATAAGGCACATGCCACTCCGTTTGACTCACTTGCATACAAATTTGACATTGTGTTGCGCGGCCGGCGTTCCACCCTGTTTGAAAACCGGATGGAGGGAAATTAA
- the pcaG gene encoding protocatechuate 3,4-dioxygenase subunit alpha gives MAQSLDRLKESPSQTAGPYVHIGCAPNFIGIEGVFDHDLGVSMVNDDTQGERISISGQIFDGTGTVLKDALLEIWQADSNGLFNSPGETRGAADPNFTGWGRQPTDIDSGLYRFDTVKPGRVPLQDGRLQAPHVNLWIVARGINLGLNTRVYFSDEEAANAEDPVLARIEHRVRVPTLIASRESDNYRFDIHLQGDKETVFFDI, from the coding sequence ATGGCCCAGTCACTCGACCGTCTGAAGGAAAGCCCGTCACAGACCGCAGGGCCTTATGTCCATATCGGTTGCGCGCCGAATTTTATCGGCATTGAAGGGGTTTTCGACCATGATCTCGGGGTCAGCATGGTCAATGACGACACCCAAGGTGAACGTATCTCGATCAGTGGCCAGATCTTCGATGGCACCGGTACAGTGCTTAAGGATGCGCTTCTGGAAATCTGGCAGGCCGACAGCAACGGGCTTTTCAACAGTCCCGGCGAAACGCGAGGGGCGGCCGATCCGAATTTCACCGGCTGGGGACGGCAACCGACCGATATCGACAGTGGACTCTATCGCTTCGATACCGTCAAACCCGGACGTGTGCCGTTGCAGGACGGACGGCTTCAGGCACCCCATGTCAATCTCTGGATTGTCGCGCGTGGCATCAATCTTGGTCTGAATACACGTGTCTATTTCTCCGACGAGGAAGCGGCGAATGCCGAAGACCCGGTTTTGGCGCGGATTGAACACCGGGTTCGTGTCCCGACGCTGATTGCGTCGCGTGAGAGCGATAATTATCGGTTCGATATTCATCTTCAGGGTGATAAGGAAACAGTCTTCTTCGATATCTGA
- the pcaF gene encoding 3-oxoadipyl-CoA thiolase, with protein MNDAFICDYIRTPIGRFGGSLSSVRADDLGAVPLKALAERNPGLDLEAIDDLIYGCANQAGEDNRNVARMSALLAGYPVDVPAGTVNRLCGSGMDATIAAARAIKCGEADLVVAGGVESMSRAPFVMPKADAAFSRRAEIYDTTIGWRFVNPVLKAQYGVESMPETGENVAEDFGVSREDQDAFALRSQQKASAAQANGRLSKEITAVAIPQRKGEPIIVERDEHPRETSIEKLAALRAPFREGGTVTAGNASGVNDGAAALIVASQAAVDRFGLTPIARILGGATAGVEPRIMGIGPAPATKKLAAGLDMSVSDFDVVELNEAFASQGIAVLRQLGIAEDAEFVNPNGGAIALGHPLGMSGARITGTAALELHERGGRYALATMCIGVGQGIAIALERV; from the coding sequence ATGAATGATGCGTTTATCTGCGACTATATCCGGACCCCGATCGGGCGTTTCGGCGGAAGCCTGTCTTCGGTGCGGGCGGACGATCTTGGCGCAGTTCCGCTCAAGGCATTGGCCGAACGCAATCCCGGTCTCGATCTCGAGGCGATTGACGATCTCATATACGGATGCGCCAACCAGGCCGGTGAGGACAACCGCAATGTCGCACGCATGAGCGCTCTTCTGGCCGGTTATCCTGTTGACGTGCCGGCGGGAACGGTCAATCGGCTTTGCGGATCCGGGATGGATGCGACAATTGCCGCCGCGCGGGCCATCAAATGTGGAGAAGCAGACCTTGTCGTCGCCGGCGGGGTCGAGTCGATGTCGCGTGCACCGTTTGTGATGCCCAAGGCCGACGCGGCATTTTCACGGCGCGCTGAAATCTACGATACGACGATTGGCTGGCGGTTCGTCAATCCCGTCCTCAAGGCGCAGTACGGCGTGGAGTCGATGCCTGAAACGGGGGAAAACGTCGCTGAGGATTTTGGCGTCTCGCGGGAAGATCAGGATGCATTCGCCCTGCGTTCCCAGCAAAAAGCGTCTGCCGCACAGGCGAATGGCAGGTTGTCAAAGGAGATTACCGCGGTCGCGATCCCGCAGCGCAAGGGCGAACCGATCATCGTGGAGCGTGACGAGCATCCGCGTGAGACCTCGATCGAGAAACTTGCGGCATTGCGCGCGCCCTTCCGGGAGGGCGGCACGGTGACCGCCGGGAATGCATCCGGTGTCAATGACGGGGCCGCTGCGCTGATCGTTGCCTCGCAAGCCGCGGTCGACCGGTTCGGGCTGACGCCGATTGCACGTATTCTGGGAGGAGCGACCGCCGGTGTCGAGCCGCGCATCATGGGCATCGGGCCGGCGCCGGCGACAAAGAAGCTTGCGGCCGGCCTTGATATGTCAGTCAGCGATTTTGATGTCGTCGAACTGAACGAGGCCTTTGCGAGCCAGGGCATTGCGGTTCTGCGCCAACTTGGAATTGCCGAGGATGCCGAATTTGTCAATCCGAATGGCGGGGCGATCGCGCTTGGTCATCCGCTTGGCATGTCAGGCGCGCGTATCACTGGAACCGCTGCTCTTGAACTTCACGAACGTGGCGGACGTTATGCGCTGGCAACCATGTGTATCGGCGTGGGGCAGGGCATTGCCATTGCGCTGGAGCGCGTCTGA
- a CDS encoding twin-arginine translocation signal domain-containing protein → MQHNRRNVLKAGAATAAALMLPRTASADARKDGASLDLGTHLLHEALIDFYESRSFRLVFGKPVVAEEQAFNGGLRYDETGVLDQPGTLAIQPCARIEDIERKHDRTVLPLFHMFCCMKKPGMDPAASLAEALEFLVKASGLDSRHLAFVSTEQIAPLNPVLAEYGLDSSAQVHIRDRNTALNAGDGSGFFRFPGNDNARPFATIGLYCWIGAGPVETMASYPPKPGWLEIGEVVIDENEDLAFAFGTERLGFARSGEIVSWQDRLLLLFEQVDRKTLGRTPPPGRDIFSKT, encoded by the coding sequence ATGCAGCACAATAGACGTAATGTGCTCAAGGCCGGCGCCGCAACGGCGGCCGCGCTTATGCTGCCCCGGACGGCGTCAGCCGATGCCCGCAAGGATGGCGCGTCACTCGATTTGGGAACGCATCTGCTCCACGAAGCCTTGATCGATTTTTACGAGAGCCGGAGCTTTCGCCTGGTGTTCGGCAAACCCGTTGTCGCAGAGGAACAGGCGTTTAATGGCGGGCTTCGCTACGACGAAACAGGCGTGCTTGACCAGCCCGGCACCCTAGCAATACAGCCCTGTGCCCGCATTGAGGACATAGAGAGAAAACATGACCGCACGGTTCTGCCGCTTTTTCACATGTTTTGCTGCATGAAAAAGCCCGGCATGGATCCGGCCGCCTCACTCGCGGAGGCGCTTGAATTTCTGGTAAAAGCCAGCGGGCTGGATTCTCGGCACCTGGCCTTCGTTTCCACCGAGCAAATTGCTCCGCTCAATCCCGTTCTGGCCGAATACGGCCTTGATTCATCAGCGCAGGTCCATATTCGCGATCGCAATACAGCCCTCAATGCCGGCGACGGATCGGGTTTCTTCCGGTTTCCGGGCAACGACAACGCCAGGCCCTTTGCAACAATCGGGCTTTACTGCTGGATCGGCGCAGGCCCGGTCGAGACCATGGCGTCATATCCGCCAAAACCCGGGTGGCTCGAGATCGGCGAAGTCGTCATAGACGAAAACGAAGATCTTGCATTCGCCTTCGGCACGGAGCGCCTTGGCTTTGCCCGTTCCGGAGAGATTGTGTCCTGGCAGGACCGATTGCTGCTGCTTTTCGAGCAGGTCGACCGCAAAACCCTTGGCCGGACGCCACCGCCCGGCAGGGACATTTTTTCCAAGACCTGA
- the cysQ gene encoding 3'(2'),5'-bisphosphate nucleotidase CysQ yields MNHQVLTDELEAVARSAGAAIMDFYGACPRVKLKTDGSPVTAADNAAEAIILAALAKQASHIAVISEENERSHELQAPQRFFLVDPLDGTKEFLKNDEAGAFTVNIALIEHGQPVLGVVYAPALDRLFAGTVGSGATETCKGKRRSIAVRSPPAEGPVAVASCSHRDDATERWLAENDISDTISIGSSLKFCLLACGEADIYPRFGTTMEWDTAAGHAVLRAAGGHVTTPDNKPFTYGKPDFRNGPFIAASGAG; encoded by the coding sequence ATGAACCATCAGGTGCTCACAGATGAGCTTGAAGCCGTGGCCCGGTCGGCCGGCGCAGCCATCATGGATTTCTACGGCGCCTGTCCGCGGGTCAAACTGAAAACCGACGGCTCCCCGGTAACGGCAGCTGACAACGCAGCCGAAGCGATCATCCTCGCAGCACTGGCAAAACAGGCATCGCATATTGCCGTCATTTCCGAGGAGAACGAGCGCAGCCATGAACTTCAGGCCCCGCAGCGCTTCTTCCTGGTCGATCCGCTCGACGGCACCAAGGAATTCCTGAAAAACGACGAGGCGGGCGCGTTCACCGTCAATATCGCCCTGATTGAGCACGGCCAGCCGGTGCTCGGCGTCGTCTACGCCCCTGCCCTCGACCGGCTCTTTGCAGGGACGGTCGGCAGCGGCGCTACAGAGACCTGCAAGGGAAAAAGGCGCAGCATTGCCGTTCGCAGCCCCCCTGCGGAAGGGCCGGTGGCCGTTGCAAGCTGCTCGCATCGCGATGACGCAACGGAACGCTGGCTCGCCGAAAATGACATCAGCGACACAATCTCGATCGGTTCATCTTTGAAGTTCTGTCTGCTTGCCTGTGGCGAAGCCGATATCTATCCGCGTTTCGGCACGACGATGGAATGGGACACCGCAGCCGGTCATGCTGTTCTGAGGGCGGCGGGGGGGCATGTCACCACGCCCGACAACAAGCCCTTTACCTATGGCAAACCGGATTTCCGCAATGGTCCGTTTATTGCCGCAAGCGGCGCAGGCTGA